The sequence ATCCCGGTCTGGTGATTTCCTGTTTATCGACGAGAGTGACGGCATTTTCGACGACAACTGGATCGTTTCAGCGAACGATCTTTTTGGCTCCTTTAACCCAATTGGCGAAGGACCTGATATGATCACCTTCTACGATCGGGCCGCATGACTACTAATCCTTTTACGAACAAAAAGCTCCTCAATTGTATACTGAGGAGCTTTTTCACTGGAATACTGGATGAAGTGAATCGCCTACATGTATTGGACAGGCGCGAGCTGAATAAAGAGCGAAATGGAATAACTATCTTCTGATTGTTCCGTTTCGATACGATGGGCTTCCGGATAAAGAAGCGCAAGCCGTTGACGCACATTGGGCAGATCTACACCACTTGGCTGACGATCGAAAGCCGATCGATTACCAGACGTCACTAAACTGTTTTGTACTGTAAAAACCAGCGTGTCCGACTGGTCAAGGTGGGCTTCGACCCAAACGTAGGCACCTTGCTGTGTTCCACCAATTCCGTACTTAAAGGCATTTTCGACGAAAGCCAGCAAAATCAGTGGGGCAATGGTCAACCCACTAAAATCCCCTTCACTACTAAACAGGATCTCAATGCGCTCTCCATGCCGGGTCTGCTCCAGCTGGAGGTAATTTTCGATGTATTCCAGTTCCTGATCCAGCGTTACGATCTGGGCATCGGCCTCATAAAGGTTGTAGCGCATCAACTCCGCCAGACGCAATACAAGGTCGGCAGCTTCTTCGTCTACGTCGATAATCCGAACATAGATGCTATTCAGCGAATTGAATAGAAAATGCGGATTGAGCTGAGCTTTGAGTAATTCCAGTTCAAGCAGCTTATTTTCATTGTTGATACGCAGATTATCTAACTCTGTTTGCTGGCTGTTCTGGCGCTGGTTCAGGTAGTAACGAATCAATTGTACAAACAGGAACGGGCTTGCAAAAAAGTAGGGCGTCCCCAGAACGATAGCAATTGTCCTGGGCGTATGAAGCCAGCCAGCCATACCGGCCTTATAGATCGAAAACCAATAGTTTAACTGAGGATATACGCTTTTTGTCAGTATAGTTTCAGGTATTCGGGC comes from Spirosoma aureum and encodes:
- a CDS encoding sensor histidine kinase — protein: MNRAADRSWLRQTARRGLVWLLILGLTPIIEAPTFKPAEKPYFWIISLLTSCLTILTYELYAHWLFPRYLYRGRLLWLTGLSIAVFALIYCLMYISYPLIQQTARIPETILTKSVYPQLNYWFSIYKAGMAGWLHTPRTIAIVLGTPYFFASPFLFVQLIRYYLNQRQNSQQTELDNLRINNENKLLELELLKAQLNPHFLFNSLNSIYVRIIDVDEEAADLVLRLAELMRYNLYEADAQIVTLDQELEYIENYLQLEQTRHGERIEILFSSEGDFSGLTIAPLILLAFVENAFKYGIGGTQQGAYVWVEAHLDQSDTLVFTVQNSLVTSGNRSAFDRQPSGVDLPNVRQRLALLYPEAHRIETEQSEDSYSISLFIQLAPVQYM